In the Engystomops pustulosus chromosome 2, aEngPut4.maternal, whole genome shotgun sequence genome, one interval contains:
- the DCDC2B gene encoding doublecortin domain-containing protein 2B isoform X3: protein MSSPTGVQLFPHGKNVLVFRNGDPFHNGRRMVVNERQFLTFEAFLNEVTTSIQAPTAVRNIYTPHNGHRVTQLSDLLNKGQYVAAGTEKFRKLDYLHTEVKPPVVTLVRDVQQVSRRLKVTGRWREESHLPCIIHIFRNGDLMTPPIRVLISPSILKEWELVLTLLTEKANLYNGAVRKLCTLDGVSISCGAELVSGEYYVAVGSEKYKCLPYEELLSPPGGNKNRQGVKRRNPKVVGKGYSISQDGVSDSALNSSPTQEDSRRIYSTGAAQSYASVKHRDGENSVFYAKPVRVRPTRKQKANEEKTNEEDGVFKVKETRHELEGAQEVKEDAHTKVEIPVDQREAEIVSEERTSVNK from the exons atgaGTTCCCCTACGGGGGTACAGCTGTTTCCACATGGCAAAAATGTCCTTGTGTTTCGAAACGGAGACCCTTTCCACAATGGGCGCCGCATGGTTGTGAACGAGAGGCAATTTCTGACGTTTGAAGCTTTCTTAAATGAGGTAACCACCTCCATCCAAGCCCCTACTGCTGTACGTAACATCTACACTCCACACAATGGCCATCGTGTGACACAACTCAGCGACCTACTTAACAAGGGTCAGTATGTAGCGGCAGGGACCGAAAAGTTCCGAAAACTTGA TTATCTTCACACTGAGGTCAAACCTCCTGTGGTCACACTTGTCCGAGACGTCCAACAG gtCTCTCGTAGGCTAAAAGTCACAGGTCGCTGGAGGGAAGAATCTCACCTTCCTTGTATAATTCA tATTTTTCGTAATGGAGATCTAATGACCCCACCTATCAGAGTTCTTATTTCTCCAAGTATCTTGAAGGAGTGGGAGCTGGTCTTAACCTTGCTTACTGAAAAGGCAAATTTATACAATGGAGCTGTAAGAAA GCTCTGCACTTTAGATGGAGTTTCTATCTCATGCGGAGCTGAGCTGGTGTCCGGAGAATACTATGTTGCTGTTGGATCCGAGAAGTATAAATGTCTTCCATATGAGGAACTTCTAAGTCCACCTGGAGGAAACAA GAATCGTCAGGGTGTGAAACGCAGGAATCCTAAAGTTGTG ggCAAGGGATATAGCATCTCACAAGACGGAGTTAGCGACTCTGCCCTTAATAGCTCTCCAACTCAG GAAGACAGCAGGAGGATCTATTCCACAGGTGCAGCACAATCTTATGCCAGTGTTAAACACAGAGATGGGGAGAATTCTGTTTTCTATGCAAAACCTGTAAGGGTACGGCCAACTCGAAAACAAAAGGCTAATGAGGAAAAAACCAATG AAGAAGATGGAGTATTTAAAGTCAAAGAAACCCGGCATGAACTAGAAGGAGCTCAAGAAGTAAAGGAGGATGCACACACAAAAGTAGAGATTCCTGTAGATCAG AGGGAAGCCGAGATTGTATCTGAAGAAAGAACATCTGTGAATAAATAG
- the IQCC gene encoding IQ domain-containing protein C: MMEAEEVAARTLQAYIRGFLIRRKFHRVHEEYLQVVQEIEGRDVVLYPGKWLLSIPQLITRHETLASKSHIPDYNGFCHPKNSRTVGQCKELPHGETPSHTTSGGRQTPNSLQEMKRETNMHLAANEGQQCYIAGNCLSESNGQTEKDNFISTLCPEVDNFPDYVTLLKDRCPAETDCPVREISHTATGGQVREASHIGAGDPVQTASHTETGGPVQEASHYKTDDPIRADRFHKGKNGEDSIMETNRPGKEVLSSTSNPDTAPYLPHSANSLLELRREFSLWSEENVNIDLSLKTTSELRKHRNHLAMEILWVQQAICSRKNYLRVKQRLGACD, encoded by the exons ATGATGGAGGCGGAAGAAGTTGCTGCGAGGACCTTGCAG GCATACATTCGTGGTTTTCTGATCCGCCGGAAGTTCCATAGAGTACATGAGGAGTATTTACAGGTGGTGCAAGAGATAGAGGGAAGAGATGTTGTCCTGTACCCAGGAAAATGGCTACTATCCATCCCACAATTAATCACACGG CATGAAACTCTAGCAAGTAAATCACATATACCTGATTATAATGGCTTTTGCCATCCCAAGAATTCAAGAACTGTAGGGCAGTGTAAAGAACTACCGCATGGAGAAACTCCATCACACACAACCTCTGGTGGAAGACAAACACCTAACTCTTTACAGGAGATGAAAAGAGAAACAAATATGCATTTGGCTGCCAATGAGGGACAGCAGTGCTACATTGCAGGAAATTGCCTTTCAGAGTCTAATGGACAGACTGAGAAGGACAACTTTATCAGTACCCTTTGTCCAGAAGTGGACAACTTTCCAGATTATGTTACTCTATTAAAAGACCGGTGCCCTGCAGAGACTGACTGTCCAGTACGAGAGATCAGTCATACAGCAACTGGTGGTCAAGTGCGAGAGGCTAGCCATATTGGGGCTGGTGATCCAGTCCAAACGGCTAGCCATACAGAGACTGGTGGTCCAGTACAAGAGGCTAGTCATTACAAGACTGATGATCCAATAAGAGCAGACCGCTTTCATAAAGGCAAAAACGGGGAGGACTCAATAATGGAAACAAATCGACCAGGCAAAGAGGTTCTGTCAAGTACATCTAACCCTGACACAGCACCCTACTTGCCACATTCTGCAAACTCACTGCTGGAGCTAAGAAGAGAATTCTCTTTATGGAGTGAAGAAAATGTGAATATAG ATCTCTCCCTTAAGACTACAAGTGAGTTAAGAAAGCACAGAAATCATTTGGCGATGGAGATTTTATGGGTGCAACAAGCAATTTGCAGCAGAAAGAAT TACCTTAGAGTAAAACAGAGGTTGGGAGCCTGTGATTGA
- the DCDC2B gene encoding doublecortin domain-containing protein 2B isoform X2, whose protein sequence is MSSPTGVQLFPHGKNVLVFRNGDPFHNGRRMVVNERQFLTFEAFLNEVTTSIQAPTAVRNIYTPHNGHRVTQLSDLLNKGQYVAAGTEKFRKLDYLHTEVKPPVVTLVRDVQQVSRRLKVTGRWREESHLPCIIHIFRNGDLMTPPIRVLISPSILKEWELVLTLLTEKANLYNGAVRKLCTLDGVSISCGAELVSGEYYVAVGSEKYKCLPYEELLSPPGGNKNRQGVKRRNPKVVQGKGYSISQDGVSDSALNSSPTQEDSRRIYSTGAAQSYASVKHRDGENSVFYAKPVRVRPTRKQKANEEKTNEDGVFKVKETRHELEGAQEVKEDAHTKVEIPVDQREAEIVSEERTSVNK, encoded by the exons atgaGTTCCCCTACGGGGGTACAGCTGTTTCCACATGGCAAAAATGTCCTTGTGTTTCGAAACGGAGACCCTTTCCACAATGGGCGCCGCATGGTTGTGAACGAGAGGCAATTTCTGACGTTTGAAGCTTTCTTAAATGAGGTAACCACCTCCATCCAAGCCCCTACTGCTGTACGTAACATCTACACTCCACACAATGGCCATCGTGTGACACAACTCAGCGACCTACTTAACAAGGGTCAGTATGTAGCGGCAGGGACCGAAAAGTTCCGAAAACTTGA TTATCTTCACACTGAGGTCAAACCTCCTGTGGTCACACTTGTCCGAGACGTCCAACAG gtCTCTCGTAGGCTAAAAGTCACAGGTCGCTGGAGGGAAGAATCTCACCTTCCTTGTATAATTCA tATTTTTCGTAATGGAGATCTAATGACCCCACCTATCAGAGTTCTTATTTCTCCAAGTATCTTGAAGGAGTGGGAGCTGGTCTTAACCTTGCTTACTGAAAAGGCAAATTTATACAATGGAGCTGTAAGAAA GCTCTGCACTTTAGATGGAGTTTCTATCTCATGCGGAGCTGAGCTGGTGTCCGGAGAATACTATGTTGCTGTTGGATCCGAGAAGTATAAATGTCTTCCATATGAGGAACTTCTAAGTCCACCTGGAGGAAACAA GAATCGTCAGGGTGTGAAACGCAGGAATCCTAAAGTTGTG cagggCAAGGGATATAGCATCTCACAAGACGGAGTTAGCGACTCTGCCCTTAATAGCTCTCCAACTCAG GAAGACAGCAGGAGGATCTATTCCACAGGTGCAGCACAATCTTATGCCAGTGTTAAACACAGAGATGGGGAGAATTCTGTTTTCTATGCAAAACCTGTAAGGGTACGGCCAACTCGAAAACAAAAGGCTAATGAGGAAAAAACCAATG AAGATGGAGTATTTAAAGTCAAAGAAACCCGGCATGAACTAGAAGGAGCTCAAGAAGTAAAGGAGGATGCACACACAAAAGTAGAGATTCCTGTAGATCAG AGGGAAGCCGAGATTGTATCTGAAGAAAGAACATCTGTGAATAAATAG
- the DCDC2B gene encoding doublecortin domain-containing protein 2B isoform X1, whose translation MSSPTGVQLFPHGKNVLVFRNGDPFHNGRRMVVNERQFLTFEAFLNEVTTSIQAPTAVRNIYTPHNGHRVTQLSDLLNKGQYVAAGTEKFRKLDYLHTEVKPPVVTLVRDVQQVSRRLKVTGRWREESHLPCIIHIFRNGDLMTPPIRVLISPSILKEWELVLTLLTEKANLYNGAVRKLCTLDGVSISCGAELVSGEYYVAVGSEKYKCLPYEELLSPPGGNKNRQGVKRRNPKVVQGKGYSISQDGVSDSALNSSPTQEDSRRIYSTGAAQSYASVKHRDGENSVFYAKPVRVRPTRKQKANEEKTNEEDGVFKVKETRHELEGAQEVKEDAHTKVEIPVDQREAEIVSEERTSVNK comes from the exons atgaGTTCCCCTACGGGGGTACAGCTGTTTCCACATGGCAAAAATGTCCTTGTGTTTCGAAACGGAGACCCTTTCCACAATGGGCGCCGCATGGTTGTGAACGAGAGGCAATTTCTGACGTTTGAAGCTTTCTTAAATGAGGTAACCACCTCCATCCAAGCCCCTACTGCTGTACGTAACATCTACACTCCACACAATGGCCATCGTGTGACACAACTCAGCGACCTACTTAACAAGGGTCAGTATGTAGCGGCAGGGACCGAAAAGTTCCGAAAACTTGA TTATCTTCACACTGAGGTCAAACCTCCTGTGGTCACACTTGTCCGAGACGTCCAACAG gtCTCTCGTAGGCTAAAAGTCACAGGTCGCTGGAGGGAAGAATCTCACCTTCCTTGTATAATTCA tATTTTTCGTAATGGAGATCTAATGACCCCACCTATCAGAGTTCTTATTTCTCCAAGTATCTTGAAGGAGTGGGAGCTGGTCTTAACCTTGCTTACTGAAAAGGCAAATTTATACAATGGAGCTGTAAGAAA GCTCTGCACTTTAGATGGAGTTTCTATCTCATGCGGAGCTGAGCTGGTGTCCGGAGAATACTATGTTGCTGTTGGATCCGAGAAGTATAAATGTCTTCCATATGAGGAACTTCTAAGTCCACCTGGAGGAAACAA GAATCGTCAGGGTGTGAAACGCAGGAATCCTAAAGTTGTG cagggCAAGGGATATAGCATCTCACAAGACGGAGTTAGCGACTCTGCCCTTAATAGCTCTCCAACTCAG GAAGACAGCAGGAGGATCTATTCCACAGGTGCAGCACAATCTTATGCCAGTGTTAAACACAGAGATGGGGAGAATTCTGTTTTCTATGCAAAACCTGTAAGGGTACGGCCAACTCGAAAACAAAAGGCTAATGAGGAAAAAACCAATG AAGAAGATGGAGTATTTAAAGTCAAAGAAACCCGGCATGAACTAGAAGGAGCTCAAGAAGTAAAGGAGGATGCACACACAAAAGTAGAGATTCCTGTAGATCAG AGGGAAGCCGAGATTGTATCTGAAGAAAGAACATCTGTGAATAAATAG